A DNA window from Laspinema palackyanum D2c contains the following coding sequences:
- a CDS encoding class I SAM-dependent methyltransferase: MSKVSNSSPPNAEFLGPDPWQPRLSPVASRFNQEYHGDPIELPPEVESMPIFQDRVSGALQGSQVSPFWEIAKPKKNQRCLDIGCGVSFLVYPWRDWEAYFYGQEISTVARDALNSRGPQLNSKLFKGVCLGPAHRLSYGEDAFDLAIATGFSCYYPLAYWTDVLAEVKRVLKPDGSFVFDVVNPEATLAENWGILEMYLGTEVFLEPITEWEKLIKASGCKVVKRSEGKLFSMYKVRFE; encoded by the coding sequence ATGTCTAAAGTTTCAAATAGTAGTCCACCGAATGCCGAGTTCTTAGGCCCTGACCCTTGGCAACCTCGGCTTTCTCCTGTAGCGTCTCGCTTTAATCAGGAGTATCACGGGGACCCGATTGAACTTCCCCCCGAAGTGGAGTCGATGCCGATTTTTCAAGATCGCGTCTCGGGTGCGTTACAAGGGTCTCAAGTTTCTCCATTCTGGGAGATTGCTAAACCTAAAAAAAATCAGCGCTGTCTGGATATTGGCTGTGGGGTCAGTTTCTTAGTCTATCCTTGGCGAGATTGGGAGGCTTATTTTTATGGTCAAGAGATCAGTACCGTGGCGCGAGATGCCCTCAATTCTCGGGGTCCGCAATTGAATTCTAAGTTGTTTAAAGGGGTTTGTTTAGGACCCGCCCATCGTCTCAGTTATGGGGAAGATGCGTTCGATTTGGCGATCGCCACCGGGTTTAGTTGCTATTATCCCTTAGCCTATTGGACTGATGTCCTGGCGGAAGTGAAGCGGGTTTTAAAGCCAGACGGTTCTTTTGTTTTTGATGTGGTCAACCCTGAAGCAACTCTCGCCGAAAATTGGGGAATTTTAGAAATGTATCTTGGCACTGAGGTGTTTTTAGAACCGATCACGGAATGGGAAAAACTCATTAAAGCATCCGGCTGTAAAGTTGTGAAGCGCTCAGAAGGAAAACTGTTTTCCATGTATAAGGTTAGATTTGAATAG
- a CDS encoding ABC transporter ATP-binding protein, producing MARVLIENVYKSYGDRREKVTPVPPDGLSGTDDPSTPGLKPAQILRRINLTVEDGEFMVLVGPSGCGKSTLLRLIAGLEELTAGNIWVGDRLLNDLPPKDRDIAMVFQNYALYPHLKVYDNIAFGLRRTLVMDDATSEGTEVRDDTTSVPNWAEDALVSMTRNLPKYLRYLSPKEREVDQRVRTVAGLLQIEALLDRLPKQLSGGQKQRVALGRAMARNPQVFLMDEPLSNLDAKLRAETRSQIVKLQRQLETTTIYVTHDQTEAMTMGDRIAVMNAGQIQQIAAPLELYHRPANLFVAEFIGSPPMNFIPVQFKAPLSITSDSFRFTLPEYWGTALQGYDGRSLILGIRPEHLSVSPAATKNMKVKVDLVEALGSETYIVGTLPGHDLPKPIQARIEPDWMVHPGEEIWLAIALEKIHLFDRETGRAIFARDR from the coding sequence ATGGCTAGAGTTCTTATTGAAAACGTCTACAAAAGTTATGGAGATCGCCGCGAAAAAGTGACGCCAGTCCCACCAGACGGGTTATCGGGGACCGATGACCCCTCCACCCCGGGGTTAAAACCTGCCCAGATTTTACGGAGGATTAACCTTACCGTGGAAGATGGCGAATTTATGGTCCTGGTGGGACCGTCAGGATGTGGCAAAAGTACCCTATTGCGCTTGATTGCGGGATTGGAAGAATTAACTGCCGGGAATATTTGGGTGGGCGATCGCCTCCTCAATGACCTCCCCCCCAAGGACCGCGATATCGCTATGGTTTTTCAAAACTACGCCCTCTATCCCCACCTCAAGGTTTATGACAATATTGCCTTTGGGTTGCGGCGAACTCTGGTGATGGATGATGCCACATCCGAGGGAACAGAGGTCCGAGATGATACCACCTCGGTTCCCAATTGGGCGGAAGATGCCTTAGTTTCAATGACGCGGAATCTGCCGAAATACCTGCGTTATCTTTCCCCAAAAGAACGGGAAGTGGATCAGCGAGTCCGAACTGTGGCGGGGTTATTGCAAATCGAAGCATTACTCGATCGCCTGCCGAAACAACTTTCTGGGGGTCAAAAGCAACGGGTGGCCCTGGGACGCGCAATGGCGCGAAATCCCCAGGTGTTTTTAATGGATGAACCGCTTTCTAATTTAGATGCTAAATTGCGCGCGGAAACGCGCAGTCAAATCGTCAAGTTGCAGCGACAGTTAGAGACGACGACGATTTATGTTACCCATGATCAAACCGAAGCGATGACGATGGGCGATCGCATTGCGGTGATGAATGCTGGACAAATTCAACAGATTGCTGCCCCACTGGAACTCTATCACCGCCCAGCGAATTTGTTTGTCGCCGAATTTATCGGATCCCCGCCTATGAACTTTATTCCGGTGCAATTTAAGGCCCCGTTATCTATCACATCGGACTCGTTTCGGTTTACCTTGCCGGAATATTGGGGGACGGCGTTACAAGGGTATGACGGGCGATCGCTCATTTTAGGAATTCGTCCCGAACATCTGAGTGTGAGTCCGGCAGCGACTAAAAATATGAAGGTCAAGGTGGATTTGGTCGAGGCATTGGGTTCGGAGACTTATATTGTGGGTACACTCCCAGGTCATGACCTGCCTAAACCGATTCAGGCGCGAATTGAACCGGATTGGATGGTGCATCCCGGGGAGGAGATTTGGTTGGCGATCGCCCTCGAAAAAATTCACCTGTTTGATCGCGAAACGGGACGGGCAATTTTTGCCCGCGATCGCTAA
- the rpoD gene encoding RNA polymerase sigma factor RpoD, translating to MTQANNVLAPIETTDIQSIGESQHDLELLIETDDEPILSIDDDEFLEAVSEDDDPKATKARSTRRRAQPKKKHYTEDSIRLYLQEIGRIRLLRADEEIELARKIADLLELERIREHLCDHLHREPYDAEWADAVKMTVGQFRHRLHCGRRAKDKMVQSNLRLVVSIAKKYMNRGLSFQDLIQEGSLGLIRAAEKFDHEKGYKFSTYATWWIRQAITRAIADQSRTIRLPVHLYETISRIKKTTKLLSQEMGRKPTEEEIATRMEMTIEKLRFIAKSAQLPISLETPIGKEEDSRLGDFIESDGETPEDQVSKNLLREDLESVLDTLSPRERDVLRLRYGLDDGRMKTLEEIGQIFNVTRERIRQIEAKALRKLRHPNRNSILKEYIR from the coding sequence ATGACCCAGGCTAATAACGTACTGGCACCTATTGAGACGACCGATATCCAATCCATCGGTGAATCTCAGCATGATTTAGAATTATTAATTGAGACTGATGACGAACCGATCCTATCCATCGATGACGATGAATTTTTAGAGGCGGTCTCAGAAGACGATGACCCGAAAGCGACCAAGGCACGATCAACTCGTCGTCGGGCGCAACCTAAGAAGAAGCATTATACGGAAGACTCTATTCGTCTTTATTTGCAAGAAATTGGTCGGATTAGACTGCTGCGTGCAGATGAAGAAATTGAACTCGCTCGCAAAATTGCTGACTTGCTCGAATTAGAGCGAATTCGCGAACACCTTTGCGATCACTTACATCGAGAACCCTACGATGCGGAGTGGGCAGATGCAGTGAAAATGACTGTGGGTCAATTTCGCCATCGACTTCATTGCGGCAGACGAGCGAAAGATAAAATGGTGCAATCGAACCTACGTCTCGTGGTGTCGATCGCTAAAAAATACATGAATCGAGGACTCTCATTCCAAGATTTAATTCAAGAAGGGAGTCTGGGTTTAATCCGGGCTGCGGAAAAGTTTGATCACGAAAAGGGTTATAAATTCTCCACCTATGCAACTTGGTGGATTCGGCAAGCGATTACCCGGGCGATCGCCGATCAATCCCGGACCATTCGTCTGCCGGTTCATTTGTATGAAACGATCTCTCGAATTAAAAAAACCACTAAACTGCTCTCCCAAGAAATGGGGCGGAAACCCACGGAAGAAGAAATCGCAACTCGGATGGAAATGACCATCGAAAAGTTGAGATTTATTGCTAAATCGGCTCAGTTACCTATTTCTTTAGAAACGCCGATTGGTAAGGAAGAAGATTCCAGATTGGGCGATTTTATTGAGTCCGATGGAGAAACTCCAGAAGATCAGGTGTCGAAAAATCTATTGCGCGAAGACCTCGAAAGCGTTCTGGATACCCTGAGTCCTCGGGAACGGGATGTTCTACGCCTGCGTTATGGCTTAGATGATGGCCGGATGAAAACGTTAGAAGAAATTGGTCAAATCTTTAATGTGACCCGAGAACGGATTCGGCAAATAGAGGCGAAAGCGTTACGGAAATTGCGCCATCCCAATCGCAACAGCATTCTGAAAGAGTACATCCGCTAG
- a CDS encoding single-stranded DNA-binding protein, with protein sequence MNNCILMAQIIEEPQLRYTSDNLAIAEMLVEFPSYRPNDPPAHLKVIGWGNFAQELHSNYRVGDRVVIEGRLSMNTVERPEGFKEKRAELVAQRIHSLGEQTESASSPSKATPATNVVALESRRSTAPAATDKGRSAVAHTPTPSEPTGASRVSPPPAKTYYKEPPVDDPEDEIPF encoded by the coding sequence ATGAATAACTGCATTTTAATGGCACAAATCATTGAAGAACCGCAATTGCGCTATACCAGTGACAATTTAGCGATCGCAGAAATGTTAGTGGAATTTCCCAGTTATCGGCCAAATGATCCACCGGCTCATTTAAAGGTGATTGGATGGGGAAATTTTGCTCAAGAACTTCACAGTAACTATCGCGTGGGCGATCGCGTGGTGATTGAAGGGCGATTGAGCATGAATACCGTGGAACGTCCCGAAGGATTTAAGGAAAAACGGGCTGAATTAGTCGCACAACGCATCCACAGTTTAGGGGAACAGACTGAGAGTGCCTCATCCCCTAGTAAGGCAACTCCCGCCACCAATGTGGTAGCTTTAGAATCCCGCAGATCCACCGCCCCTGCTGCAACGGACAAAGGGCGATCGGCTGTCGCACATACCCCCACCCCATCCGAACCAACTGGCGCATCCAGGGTCTCTCCACCCCCGGCCAAAACCTATTATAAAGAACCCCCCGTTGATGATCCAGAGGATGAAATTCCGTTTTAA
- a CDS encoding sugar phosphate nucleotidyltransferase codes for MRAVLMAGGSGTRLRPLTCDLPKPMVPILNRPIAEHIVNLLRRHHITEIIATLHYLPDVMRDYFQDGSEFGVQMTYAVEEDQPLGTAGCVKNIAELLEETFLVISGDSITDFDLTAAIKFHKEKGSKATLVLTRVPNPVEFGVVITDEQLRIQRFLEKPSTSEIFSDTVNTGIYILEPEVLDYLPANQESDFSKDLFPLLLKKGEPMYGYVAEGYWCDVGHLDAYRESQYDGLSEKVKLDFAYELRSPGLWIGQNTFIDPSAKIETPVVIGHNCRIGARAKLESGTVLGDNVTIGSDADLKRPIVWNGAIIGDEAHLRACVAGRGVRVDRRAHVLEGAVVGSLSTVGEEAQISPGVRVWPSKKIESGATLNINLIWGQAAQRNLFAQRGVSGLANIDITPEFAVKLGAAYGSTLKPGASITVSRDQRSISRMVSRSLIAGLMSVGTNVQNLEATAIPVARYIVPTLSVEGGLHVRLHPDRPDSLLIEFFDNKGINISKAREKKIEGAYFKEDFRRAQIQEIGNMAYPSQVLDLYSTGFEKHLNVEAIRYSNSKVVIDYAYAVSGAVLPQLLAKFGSDAVVLNASLSQMAPVNEERENLLLQLGQVVEALHANFGAQVSANGELLILVDESGSSIRGELLTAVMVQMILTTNPRSTVVVPVHASSAVEHIARRHDGKVIRTKANPTALMEACHTNPNVVLGGSGDMGFIFPELHPGFDAMFCIAKAIEMLTVQEQSLGQVRAEVPRICHRTQTVRCPWTVKGALMRHLVETHPADNLELIDGVKIFDRPHDDSWVLILPDAGEPMVHIFANSTDREWVDTSLMQYRKYVQDFVQEHEGGDMSMSADN; via the coding sequence ATGCGAGCAGTGCTCATGGCAGGCGGTTCGGGAACTAGGCTCAGGCCCCTAACCTGCGACTTACCCAAACCGATGGTCCCCATTCTGAATCGACCCATCGCCGAACACATCGTCAATCTCCTCAGACGGCATCATATCACCGAAATTATTGCCACCCTGCACTACCTGCCGGACGTCATGCGAGATTACTTCCAAGACGGTAGCGAATTTGGCGTTCAAATGACCTATGCCGTGGAGGAAGATCAACCCCTGGGAACCGCTGGATGCGTCAAAAATATTGCCGAACTTCTGGAGGAGACCTTCTTGGTGATTAGCGGCGACAGCATCACCGACTTCGACCTCACCGCAGCGATTAAATTCCATAAAGAAAAGGGATCAAAAGCCACCTTAGTGTTGACCCGAGTTCCCAACCCCGTAGAATTTGGGGTGGTGATTACCGATGAGCAACTGCGAATTCAGCGATTTTTAGAAAAACCCTCAACCAGTGAAATTTTTTCGGATACGGTCAACACCGGCATCTATATCCTAGAACCCGAGGTCCTGGATTATCTACCCGCCAATCAAGAAAGCGACTTTTCCAAAGATTTATTTCCCCTGTTGCTGAAAAAAGGCGAGCCCATGTATGGCTATGTCGCCGAGGGGTATTGGTGTGATGTCGGCCACTTAGATGCGTATCGGGAATCGCAATATGATGGCCTCTCGGAAAAAGTTAAGCTAGACTTTGCCTACGAATTGCGATCGCCCGGGTTGTGGATTGGTCAAAACACCTTTATCGACCCCAGCGCCAAAATCGAAACCCCTGTCGTCATTGGTCATAACTGCCGGATCGGCGCGAGGGCCAAACTCGAATCCGGCACCGTCCTTGGGGATAACGTCACCATTGGTTCCGATGCCGACCTCAAACGACCCATCGTCTGGAATGGCGCAATCATCGGCGATGAAGCCCATTTAAGAGCCTGTGTCGCCGGTCGGGGCGTCCGAGTAGACCGCCGTGCTCATGTCCTGGAAGGGGCGGTCGTCGGGTCCCTCTCCACCGTCGGAGAAGAAGCCCAAATCAGTCCCGGAGTGCGCGTCTGGCCGAGCAAAAAAATCGAATCCGGTGCTACCCTCAACATTAATTTAATTTGGGGTCAAGCGGCCCAACGCAATCTATTCGCCCAGCGCGGGGTCTCCGGACTGGCAAATATTGATATCACCCCGGAATTTGCGGTGAAATTAGGGGCCGCTTACGGGTCCACCCTCAAACCCGGTGCCAGCATTACCGTATCGCGAGACCAACGCAGCATATCCCGCATGGTTTCCCGGTCCTTAATTGCCGGATTGATGTCCGTCGGGACCAATGTCCAAAACTTAGAAGCAACAGCGATACCCGTCGCGCGCTATATCGTCCCGACCCTTTCCGTCGAGGGCGGACTTCATGTCCGCTTGCACCCGGACCGCCCGGATTCTTTGCTGATTGAGTTCTTTGACAACAAAGGTATCAATATCTCCAAGGCGCGGGAGAAGAAAATCGAGGGGGCCTATTTTAAGGAAGATTTTCGCCGCGCCCAGATTCAAGAAATCGGCAATATGGCATACCCGAGTCAAGTGCTGGATTTGTACAGTACCGGGTTTGAAAAACACCTGAATGTAGAAGCGATTCGATATAGTAACTCCAAAGTGGTCATTGATTACGCTTACGCCGTATCTGGGGCCGTTCTACCGCAGCTTTTAGCCAAATTTGGCTCCGATGCGGTGGTTCTGAATGCCAGTTTGAGTCAAATGGCACCTGTCAATGAAGAACGGGAGAATTTGCTGCTGCAACTCGGCCAGGTAGTGGAGGCCCTCCATGCGAACTTTGGCGCACAAGTCTCGGCAAACGGGGAATTGTTGATTTTGGTGGATGAAAGCGGCAGTTCTATCCGAGGGGAGTTGTTAACGGCGGTGATGGTTCAGATGATTTTGACCACAAACCCCCGCAGTACCGTGGTTGTGCCGGTTCATGCGTCATCGGCAGTGGAGCATATTGCTCGTCGTCATGATGGCAAGGTGATTCGCACCAAGGCAAATCCCACGGCGTTAATGGAAGCTTGTCATACTAATCCGAATGTGGTGTTAGGCGGCAGTGGGGATATGGGCTTTATTTTCCCTGAACTGCATCCGGGATTTGATGCGATGTTCTGTATCGCCAAAGCGATTGAGATGCTGACGGTACAGGAGCAATCCCTAGGACAGGTTCGTGCGGAGGTTCCCCGCATTTGTCATAGAACCCAGACGGTACGCTGTCCTTGGACGGTGAAGGGGGCTCTGATGCGTCATCTGGTGGAAACCCACCCAGCGGATAATTTGGAGTTAATCGATGGGGTGAAGATTTTCGATCGCCCTCATGATGATAGTTGGGTGTTGATTTTGCCTGATGCCGGTGAACCGATGGTGCATATTTTCGCCAACAGTACCGATCGCGAGTGGGTGGATACCTCGTTGATGCAGTATCGCAAGTATGTTCAGGATTTTGTTCAGGAACACGAAGGCGGCGATATGAGTATGAGCGCGGATAATTAA
- a CDS encoding serine/threonine protein kinase — protein MPILETLLADRYQIVKVLNADGVGNTYIAKDTKNPSHPKCFVKQLNLATPNPHCLKSAQHLFGIEAQTLKQLGNHDRIPQLLHCFTDADSSYLVQEWIEGVKLRHLLPIGQRCSKRWSESACLEFLKEGLSLLHFIHQNGFIHGNIAPDKLIKRADDGKFALVDFASVQRIRDRNIPGSRQASIALPIATFGYLPPEQLTGNSRPNSDIYALGLLAIQALTGLHPADLEVNSHTGEIDWHSDAIAPVGSALVALLSKMVRYHCKHRYQSATEALNELQLLQFPESNPIHLPPIEIQPIPTPETREETQDTAAFPETEVAIAAQIPVTLTCAATANLLEQRDAMDRVSPISPVNSSPEAMTVPHEPLEMESMSSTELNLTPDPVVAPSSLPPQPIPSKKGSSVKGSNILLLGMWGGFAVNSLVITGGLTSLFSFSTADDGPKLLTQATLQYHAGEYDTAIALAESIPNFSEAYGEARTNLDRWRVDWEKAQSQFPIVEKAYQEQQWVEVIQASAPIPDITYWQDKITPWVQEATTQVAPQTPEWLEAAYAKGQERDFKGALELLKKIPPGTPAYEEAVAKIPEYEENYRIRLEAEAHQLLTQAYQAAIAKDFAKAIQLLEKIPSGTQTYSKVQEKIREYRTKQRIKGNSLLQEAYQKARKQDFVGAIEILKQIPRDTPAYAIAQTKQVEYAQKQRNRRTRASVNGVNVATDAPLQLLGMSVDGPPSDRTAVGFPGGVSLGFNPGDFLQEIS, from the coding sequence ATGCCCATATTAGAAACCTTATTAGCCGATCGCTATCAAATCGTTAAAGTTTTAAATGCCGATGGGGTCGGCAACACCTACATTGCTAAAGATACAAAAAACCCAAGCCATCCTAAATGTTTCGTCAAGCAGCTTAATCTAGCCACACCGAATCCCCATTGTCTCAAATCAGCGCAACATTTATTTGGGATTGAAGCCCAAACCCTAAAACAACTGGGAAATCACGATCGCATTCCCCAATTGTTGCACTGTTTCACCGACGCAGATTCCTCCTATTTAGTTCAGGAATGGATTGAAGGGGTTAAACTCCGTCACCTCCTGCCCATCGGTCAACGCTGTAGCAAGCGGTGGAGTGAGAGCGCTTGTTTGGAGTTTCTCAAAGAAGGCTTATCCCTTCTTCATTTCATCCATCAAAACGGGTTTATTCATGGCAATATCGCCCCGGATAAATTAATTAAACGCGCCGACGATGGGAAATTTGCCCTCGTAGACTTTGCCAGTGTCCAACGGATTCGCGACCGAAATATCCCGGGATCTAGACAAGCTTCGATCGCCTTACCGATCGCCACCTTTGGCTATTTACCCCCGGAACAACTCACAGGAAACTCCCGTCCCAACAGTGATATCTATGCCTTGGGCTTACTTGCAATTCAAGCCTTAACAGGACTACATCCAGCAGACTTAGAAGTGAACTCCCACACGGGAGAGATTGATTGGCATTCAGACGCGATCGCGCCCGTGGGTTCGGCGTTGGTTGCCCTGTTAAGCAAAATGGTGCGCTATCACTGCAAACATCGTTACCAGTCTGCCACGGAAGCTCTGAATGAATTGCAGCTTCTACAGTTTCCCGAGTCCAACCCAATCCATCTCCCGCCGATAGAAATTCAACCTATACCCACCCCTGAGACAAGAGAAGAAACTCAAGACACTGCCGCATTCCCAGAGACAGAAGTTGCGATCGCGGCTCAAATTCCCGTAACCCTAACCTGTGCAGCAACAGCCAATCTTCTTGAACAGCGTGATGCGATGGATAGAGTCTCCCCCATCTCCCCTGTAAACTCCTCACCTGAAGCGATGACGGTTCCTCATGAACCATTAGAAATGGAATCTATGTCGTCTACAGAATTGAATCTGACGCCAGATCCCGTAGTTGCTCCATCCTCACTCCCACCCCAACCGATCCCCTCGAAAAAAGGGAGTAGTGTTAAGGGTTCTAATATTCTGCTGCTGGGAATGTGGGGTGGGTTTGCGGTGAATTCCCTGGTGATTACAGGGGGTTTAACCTCGCTGTTCTCTTTTTCCACCGCAGATGATGGGCCGAAACTTTTAACCCAGGCGACTCTACAATATCATGCCGGGGAGTACGACACAGCGATCGCCCTGGCTGAGTCGATTCCCAACTTTAGTGAGGCTTATGGTGAAGCTCGCACTAACCTCGACCGTTGGCGCGTAGACTGGGAAAAAGCCCAGAGTCAATTCCCCATAGTAGAAAAAGCCTATCAGGAACAGCAGTGGGTCGAAGTGATCCAAGCCTCCGCCCCAATTCCTGATATTACCTATTGGCAAGATAAAATTACTCCCTGGGTGCAGGAAGCCACAACTCAAGTGGCACCGCAAACCCCGGAATGGTTGGAAGCCGCCTACGCCAAGGGGCAAGAAAGAGATTTTAAGGGGGCCTTAGAATTACTTAAGAAGATTCCCCCAGGGACTCCGGCTTATGAGGAAGCGGTTGCTAAAATTCCCGAGTATGAGGAAAATTATCGGATCCGCCTAGAAGCCGAAGCGCATCAGTTATTAACCCAAGCTTACCAAGCGGCGATCGCCAAAGATTTTGCTAAGGCGATTCAGTTGCTCGAAAAGATTCCCTCGGGGACGCAGACTTATTCTAAGGTCCAAGAGAAGATTAGAGAATATCGCACGAAGCAGCGGATTAAGGGGAATTCACTGTTGCAGGAAGCCTATCAAAAAGCGCGAAAGCAGGATTTTGTCGGGGCGATCGAGATTCTCAAACAGATTCCTCGGGATACCCCGGCTTATGCGATCGCCCAAACCAAGCAGGTGGAATATGCTCAAAAGCAGCGCAATCGGCGTACAAGGGCATCGGTGAATGGGGTAAATGTGGCGACGGATGCTCCGCTTCAATTGTTGGGGATGTCTGTGGATGGTCCACCGAGCGATCGCACCGCAGTCGGTTTTCCCGGGGGGGTGTCCCTAGGGTTCAATCCGGGGGATTTTTTACAAGAGATTTCTTGA
- a CDS encoding chlorophyll A-B binding protein — MIEPQPRNRWNWGFTPSAENWNGRFAMIGFISAVILELTTGQGVLHFLGII; from the coding sequence ATGATAGAACCACAACCGCGTAATCGATGGAATTGGGGATTTACCCCCAGTGCAGAAAACTGGAACGGTCGTTTCGCCATGATCGGCTTTATTTCTGCGGTGATCCTGGAACTGACCACAGGTCAAGGTGTCCTGCACTTTTTAGGCATCATTTAA
- a CDS encoding polysaccharide deacetylase family protein: MRFAPLYPLVYRILQPSFPKCLWSGKNTERAIALTFDDGPHAEYTPQLLKVLDHYGIIASFFWLGVCVERSPWVAKTVYERGHWIGLHGYEHRSFPRLSPTQLRESLEKNQAAIAHACELELEQVKNQIRDVRPPNGFFTPGILRHLEQWNYRPVMWSVVVEDWWRPGVSVVVDRVLRQVQNGSHIVLHDGWHGGEDVAAIAEELIPQLLRAGYQFVTIDRLWQSCSLLYPR; this comes from the coding sequence ATGAGATTTGCCCCCTTATATCCGCTGGTTTATCGAATTCTCCAACCGAGCTTTCCTAAGTGTCTGTGGTCGGGCAAGAATACGGAACGGGCGATCGCCTTGACCTTTGATGATGGACCCCATGCGGAATACACCCCACAGTTACTCAAGGTGTTAGACCACTATGGGATCATCGCCAGCTTTTTTTGGCTGGGGGTTTGCGTTGAGCGATCGCCCTGGGTTGCCAAAACGGTGTATGAACGGGGACATTGGATCGGGTTGCATGGATATGAGCATCGGTCATTTCCGCGCCTGAGTCCGACACAACTGCGAGAGAGTTTAGAGAAAAACCAAGCAGCGATCGCTCACGCCTGTGAATTGGAACTCGAACAGGTCAAAAACCAGATCCGAGACGTGCGACCCCCAAATGGGTTCTTTACCCCGGGGATCTTGCGCCATTTGGAGCAGTGGAACTACCGTCCCGTGATGTGGAGTGTCGTAGTAGAGGACTGGTGGAGACCCGGGGTATCGGTGGTGGTGGACCGTGTTTTGAGGCAGGTTCAGAACGGGTCCCATATTGTTTTGCATGATGGATGGCATGGGGGGGAGGACGTGGCGGCGATCGCTGAAGAATTAATTCCCCAGTTATTGCGAGCCGGTTATCAATTCGTTACAATTGATCGCCTTTGGCAGTCATGCAGTCTACTCTACCCCCGGTAA